The Ornithinimicrobium faecis genome includes a window with the following:
- a CDS encoding TrmH family RNA methyltransferase, whose translation MSPGRVQRIHSRNASFQQWHSLLGNRTKRNRHREFLVQGVRPLTLALEHDWPVRALLRGDGDLSNWAQGVWEETAAESHGILAPELMAELGGKDEATPELLAVLELPPDDLDRVRAAERVPLVTVFDRPSSPGNIGTLVRSADAFGASGVVVAGHAADPYDPRCVRASTGSMLSVPVVRVPSHTEVLDWVQQQGTQGGAWTVVGLDEGGDLPLRAVDLTGPTVLVVGNETRGLTRAWREACDHIVSIPMVGDASSLNAGVAGSIVLHEALRQRLG comes from the coding sequence ATGAGCCCCGGCCGGGTGCAGCGGATCCACAGCCGCAACGCCAGTTTCCAGCAGTGGCACTCGCTGCTGGGCAACCGGACCAAGCGCAACCGCCATCGTGAGTTCCTGGTCCAGGGCGTGCGTCCGCTGACCCTCGCGCTCGAGCACGACTGGCCGGTCCGGGCGCTCCTGCGCGGTGATGGTGACCTGTCCAACTGGGCCCAGGGAGTCTGGGAGGAGACCGCTGCCGAGAGTCACGGCATACTCGCTCCGGAACTCATGGCTGAGCTGGGCGGCAAGGACGAGGCGACCCCCGAGTTGCTCGCCGTGCTGGAGTTGCCGCCCGACGATCTTGACCGGGTCCGCGCAGCCGAGCGGGTGCCGCTGGTGACCGTCTTTGACCGGCCCTCCAGCCCGGGCAACATCGGGACCCTGGTGCGCTCCGCGGACGCTTTCGGGGCGTCGGGCGTGGTGGTGGCCGGGCACGCTGCCGACCCCTATGACCCGCGGTGTGTCCGGGCGAGCACCGGCTCGATGCTGAGCGTCCCCGTCGTGCGCGTGCCCTCGCACACCGAGGTGCTCGACTGGGTGCAACAGCAGGGGACGCAGGGTGGCGCCTGGACCGTGGTCGGCCTGGACGAGGGCGGTGACCTGCCGCTGCGCGCCGTCGACCTGACCGGACCGACCGTCCTGGTGGTCGGCAATGAGACCCGAGGTCTGACGCGGGCGTGGCGGGAGGCGTGCGACCACATCGTCAGCATCCCGATGGTCGGTGACGCCAGCTCGCTCAACGCCGGTGTCGCGGGCTCCATCGTGCTGCACGAGGCGCTCCGCCAGCGCCTCGGGTGA
- a CDS encoding MazG family protein gives MLARTLADPQARAIASAGTTVTPAEGDPRVLARDLLDRASDATVVWIGSSDGDPGLTDALAAEATRRGGSVAPEVEVLVGSWDQPGSRLLDVVTVMDRLRSPGGCPWDAEQTHQSLVPYLIEEAHEAVEALESGDDDHIIEELGDVLLQVAFHARVAAEREDGFDIDDVSAALVEKLVHRHPHVFANVEAADAAAVEANWEQLKAAEKPDREHPLDGIPPGMPELARATKVASRLERAGLADQLRSEVDARLAGGEQVVAAQLMDLVLRARADGVDPSAALRVLLRDLAATDFGPASP, from the coding sequence GTGCTCGCGCGCACCCTCGCAGACCCCCAAGCTCGTGCCATCGCGTCCGCCGGCACCACGGTGACGCCTGCCGAGGGCGACCCGCGCGTCCTCGCCCGCGACCTGCTGGACCGCGCGAGCGACGCCACCGTCGTGTGGATCGGCAGCTCCGACGGCGACCCCGGCCTGACCGACGCTCTGGCGGCAGAGGCCACCCGTCGTGGTGGGTCGGTCGCTCCCGAGGTTGAGGTGCTCGTCGGCTCCTGGGACCAGCCCGGGTCCCGTCTGCTCGATGTGGTGACCGTCATGGACCGGCTGCGCTCGCCCGGTGGCTGCCCGTGGGATGCGGAGCAGACTCACCAGTCCCTGGTGCCCTATCTGATCGAGGAGGCGCACGAGGCCGTCGAGGCGCTGGAGTCCGGCGACGACGACCACATCATCGAGGAGCTGGGTGACGTGCTGCTGCAGGTTGCCTTCCACGCCCGGGTCGCCGCCGAGCGCGAGGACGGGTTCGACATCGACGACGTCAGCGCTGCCCTGGTGGAAAAGCTGGTGCACCGCCACCCGCACGTGTTCGCGAACGTCGAGGCCGCCGATGCGGCTGCGGTGGAGGCCAACTGGGAGCAACTCAAGGCGGCCGAGAAGCCGGACCGGGAGCACCCCCTGGACGGCATCCCGCCCGGCATGCCAGAGCTTGCCCGCGCCACCAAGGTCGCCTCCCGCCTGGAGCGGGCGGGCCTTGCCGATCAGTTGCGGAGCGAGGTGGACGCCCGGCTCGCAGGTGGCGAGCAGGTCGTCGCGGCCCAGCTGATGGACCTGGTCCTGCGAGCCCGCGCCGACGGCGTCGACCCCTCGGCAGCACTGCGCGTGCTCCTGCGTGACCTGGCCGCCACAGACTTCGGGCCAGCCAGCCCATGA
- a CDS encoding DUF501 domain-containing protein: MPHPDLLPRPDHQAATQEDLDTIHRQLGRLPRGVVAIAHRCPCGCPTVVRTEPRLPDGTPFPTSFYATCPRLTGAISTLESNGMMKEMTERLEQDPELASAYAEAHQDYLARRAELGSVPEIDGISAGGMPTRVKCLHVLVAHSLAVGPGINPLGDEALAALPQWWHDGCCAADDEEDPR, translated from the coding sequence ATGCCACACCCTGATCTGCTGCCCCGCCCCGATCACCAGGCCGCCACGCAGGAGGACCTGGACACCATCCACCGTCAGCTCGGACGGCTGCCGCGCGGCGTCGTCGCGATCGCCCACCGCTGCCCCTGCGGCTGCCCGACGGTCGTGCGCACGGAGCCACGGCTCCCCGACGGCACGCCCTTCCCGACCTCGTTCTATGCCACCTGCCCCCGGCTGACCGGCGCGATCTCCACGCTGGAGAGCAACGGGATGATGAAGGAGATGACCGAGCGGCTGGAGCAGGACCCCGAGTTGGCCAGTGCGTATGCCGAGGCTCACCAGGACTATCTGGCTCGGCGGGCGGAGCTCGGGTCGGTGCCCGAGATCGACGGCATCTCGGCTGGTGGGATGCCCACGCGGGTCAAGTGCCTGCACGTGCTGGTCGCGCACTCCCTGGCCGTTGGGCCAGGCATCAATCCCCTCGGTGACGAGGCGCTGGCAGCGCTGCCGCAGTGGTGGCACGACGGCTGCTGTGCGGCGGACGACGAGGAGGATCCTCGATGA
- a CDS encoding GbsR/MarR family transcriptional regulator has product MTDQVTHEDLTEAQRAYIEELAAVMTASGMPRMASRVYAAILVHERGSMTSAEVAATLQVSAAAVSTAVQWLTQVSMITRRTVPGSRRESYVVDSESLIRLVTHDTNALTAWVSGFARGRDVVEPGGAAADRLAELEEFFSFLIGEMDGIMARWQERQAQAGQEPQSSPSRSARKR; this is encoded by the coding sequence ATGACCGATCAGGTGACCCACGAGGACCTCACGGAGGCGCAGCGCGCCTACATCGAGGAGCTGGCAGCCGTCATGACGGCCTCCGGGATGCCTCGGATGGCCTCCCGGGTCTACGCCGCGATCCTGGTCCACGAACGCGGCAGTATGACGTCAGCTGAGGTGGCAGCGACCCTCCAGGTGAGTGCGGCGGCAGTCTCGACGGCCGTGCAGTGGCTCACCCAGGTCTCTATGATCACCCGTCGCACGGTGCCGGGCTCGCGGCGCGAGTCCTACGTCGTGGACAGCGAGTCCCTGATCCGTCTGGTCACCCACGACACCAACGCCCTGACAGCCTGGGTGAGCGGGTTCGCCCGCGGCCGCGACGTCGTCGAGCCCGGTGGGGCGGCAGCCGACCGACTCGCCGAGTTGGAGGAGTTCTTCAGCTTCCTGATCGGCGAGATGGACGGCATCATGGCGCGCTGGCAGGAGCGCCAGGCTCAGGCCGGCCAGGAACCTCAGTCGAGCCCGAGCCGCTCAGCCAGGAAGCGATAG
- a CDS encoding FtsB family cell division protein, which yields MATNRGPGRGSSRATKRPTPGSRPTSAPRSAPRTPSAPTASRRNTPPHLWRLGAFIVLLGFLALFLTPTLRGYLDQRAAISRAEQQIATEQAKIDGIEAELERWDDDSYVEQQARERLRFVKPGEVAFTVLDDTGEQLSEPLPGMTPVTEDVHAQRPWYGQVWESVITANEGVPEPEAPAPGAPQTEPAPEGEAPATDAPDGADNAPDDGAEDDATP from the coding sequence ATGGCCACCAATCGCGGCCCCGGCCGGGGATCCTCGCGCGCCACCAAGCGCCCGACGCCCGGGTCGCGTCCGACCAGTGCGCCACGCTCCGCCCCCCGGACCCCGAGCGCACCGACCGCGAGCCGGCGCAACACGCCACCGCACCTGTGGCGGCTCGGCGCCTTCATCGTGCTGCTGGGCTTCCTCGCGCTGTTCCTGACACCCACGTTGCGCGGCTATCTCGACCAGCGGGCCGCGATCTCCAGGGCCGAGCAGCAGATCGCCACGGAGCAGGCCAAGATCGATGGGATCGAGGCGGAGCTGGAGCGGTGGGACGACGACAGTTATGTCGAGCAGCAGGCCCGTGAGCGGCTGCGTTTCGTCAAGCCCGGTGAGGTTGCCTTCACCGTGCTCGACGACACCGGCGAGCAGCTCAGCGAGCCGTTGCCCGGCATGACCCCGGTCACCGAGGACGTGCACGCCCAACGGCCCTGGTATGGCCAGGTGTGGGAGTCGGTCATCACCGCCAACGAGGGGGTGCCTGAGCCGGAGGCCCCGGCGCCCGGCGCGCCCCAGACCGAGCCAGCCCCGGAGGGTGAGGCTCCCGCGACGGATGCCCCTGATGGTGCCGACAATGCCCCTGACGATGGTGCCGAGGACGATGCCACACCCTGA
- a CDS encoding ABC transporter permease, with protein sequence MSTVTTGRGGATARGARHRGTGSGPVATERVGPGLGGSGLVGTGHMVRLFLRLDRLQLPLWIVAIVGLVAASASAVQGLYGTPELRAGYAATVSSSPAAIVMSGPAQALDTVGGITLFEINLIAALGVSLMAIFLTVRHTRTEEEAGRTELLRAGVLGRHAPLAAALIVVGGASVVVGLLIGLSLVGLGLPAGGSLLFGAAMACLGLVFTAVAAVAAQVTEHARAALGIAVAVLGVSWGLRSFGDVRENIASWFSPVGWVQAVDAYGDQRWWPLLLALALAVALTVVAVELTRRRDVGAGLVPSRPGAPRASAVLSSVPGLAFRQQRSSLFWWAVGLFLGGLAFGSFGNEVTTMVEDNPAMKDLLGTGGSEDLVAGYFGLILLILALVVACFTVSSVHRLRSEESAARAELLLSTPTSRRSWQLGWLTVSAVGTVLVLLATGVGVVVADAAVSGSTDRSAELIGATLAYLPAVAVLGGLAAALHGWVPKLGLVAWVVLAGCFVVGWLGDLLKIPASIRDLSPFNATPRLPLESMDWTVVGVLSALAVVLLVLAVLGLRRRDIDSA encoded by the coding sequence ATGAGCACGGTGACCACGGGCAGGGGTGGTGCCACCGCGCGCGGTGCCCGGCACCGCGGGACCGGCTCCGGCCCGGTCGCCACGGAGCGGGTCGGTCCTGGTCTCGGCGGCTCAGGCCTGGTCGGCACGGGGCACATGGTGCGACTCTTTCTGCGGTTGGACCGGCTCCAGCTGCCGCTGTGGATCGTGGCCATCGTCGGACTCGTTGCAGCCTCGGCCTCTGCGGTGCAGGGCCTGTATGGCACGCCGGAGCTGCGGGCGGGCTATGCCGCCACGGTGAGCAGCAGTCCCGCCGCCATCGTGATGAGTGGCCCGGCACAGGCGCTCGACACCGTCGGTGGGATCACGCTGTTCGAGATCAACCTGATCGCGGCCCTCGGCGTCTCCCTGATGGCGATCTTCCTGACCGTGCGGCACACCCGCACCGAGGAGGAGGCCGGGCGCACCGAGCTCCTGCGAGCCGGCGTCCTCGGGCGGCACGCGCCGCTGGCCGCTGCGCTGATCGTCGTGGGCGGTGCCAGCGTCGTGGTCGGACTGTTGATCGGCCTGTCCCTGGTCGGGCTCGGACTGCCGGCAGGAGGCTCGCTGCTGTTCGGTGCGGCCATGGCCTGCCTGGGCCTGGTCTTCACGGCCGTCGCCGCGGTTGCCGCCCAGGTCACCGAGCACGCTCGTGCGGCCCTCGGCATTGCCGTGGCGGTGCTGGGCGTGTCCTGGGGCCTGCGCTCGTTCGGTGACGTGCGCGAGAACATCGCCTCCTGGTTCTCGCCCGTCGGATGGGTGCAGGCGGTCGATGCCTACGGCGACCAGCGGTGGTGGCCGCTGCTGCTGGCTCTGGCGCTGGCCGTGGCACTCACCGTCGTGGCCGTCGAGCTGACGCGGCGCCGCGACGTCGGTGCCGGGCTGGTGCCGAGCCGGCCCGGGGCGCCTCGCGCCTCGGCAGTGCTGTCCTCGGTGCCCGGGCTCGCGTTCCGCCAGCAGCGGTCCTCCTTGTTCTGGTGGGCCGTCGGGCTCTTCCTGGGCGGTTTGGCCTTTGGCTCCTTCGGCAACGAGGTGACGACCATGGTCGAGGACAACCCGGCGATGAAGGACCTGCTCGGCACCGGTGGCAGCGAGGATCTGGTGGCTGGCTATTTCGGCCTGATCCTGTTGATCCTGGCCCTCGTCGTGGCCTGCTTCACCGTCTCCTCGGTCCACCGATTGCGCTCTGAGGAGTCGGCGGCCCGGGCGGAGTTGCTGTTGTCCACGCCGACCTCGCGGCGATCCTGGCAGCTCGGGTGGCTCACGGTGAGCGCCGTCGGCACAGTGCTCGTGCTGCTGGCCACCGGCGTGGGGGTCGTGGTGGCGGACGCGGCGGTGAGTGGCTCGACGGATCGCTCGGCCGAGTTGATCGGTGCCACGCTGGCCTATCTGCCTGCCGTGGCTGTCCTCGGCGGTCTGGCCGCTGCCCTGCACGGCTGGGTCCCGAAGCTCGGGCTGGTCGCCTGGGTGGTGCTGGCGGGGTGCTTCGTTGTCGGGTGGCTCGGTGACCTGCTCAAGATCCCCGCGTCGATCCGCGACCTGTCACCGTTCAATGCCACGCCGCGGTTGCCGCTGGAGTCGATGGACTGGACGGTTGTCGGGGTCCTGTCGGCACTGGCCGTCGTCCTGCTGGTCCTGGCTGTGCTGGGCCTGCGACGCCGCGACATCGACAGTGCGTGA
- a CDS encoding Ppx/GppA phosphatase family protein — protein MTRVGAIDCGTNSIRLLIADVTEGSLQEVHREMRIVRLGHGVDATGRIGAEPMARTLAAAADYAAQCQEAGCESVRFVATSASRDAANAEEFVAGIQEAFAAFGTVPEVISGQEEAALSFAGATTGLRGAAAPYLVVDIGGGSTEFVRGTQGVEQSVSVDIGCVRMTERHLHSDPPTEEEIWPALGDVTVAVNAAAEQVDLTGIGTLVGVAGSVTTVTAHALGLDAYRPDQIHGAELPVEQAIAACTELVQMNRTDRAALPYMHEGRVDVIGAGALVWRSIIQRLQHDSGLSTVRTSEHDILDGIALSQAAAG, from the coding sequence ATGACCAGGGTCGGGGCGATCGACTGCGGCACCAACTCCATCCGGCTGCTCATCGCGGACGTGACTGAGGGGTCCCTGCAGGAGGTGCACCGCGAGATGCGGATCGTGCGACTCGGCCACGGGGTCGACGCGACGGGGCGCATCGGTGCGGAGCCGATGGCCCGGACCCTGGCCGCCGCTGCGGACTATGCCGCCCAGTGTCAGGAGGCCGGGTGCGAGTCGGTGCGCTTCGTGGCCACCTCGGCCTCGCGCGATGCCGCCAACGCCGAGGAGTTTGTGGCCGGGATCCAGGAGGCGTTCGCGGCCTTCGGCACCGTCCCCGAGGTGATCTCCGGGCAGGAGGAGGCCGCGCTGTCCTTTGCTGGCGCGACCACCGGGTTGCGGGGCGCGGCAGCGCCCTATCTGGTCGTCGACATCGGCGGAGGGTCGACCGAGTTTGTGCGCGGCACGCAAGGGGTGGAGCAGTCGGTCTCGGTCGACATCGGCTGCGTCCGGATGACCGAGCGGCACCTGCACAGTGACCCGCCCACCGAGGAAGAGATCTGGCCGGCGCTGGGCGACGTCACGGTCGCGGTCAACGCCGCCGCCGAGCAGGTCGACCTCACGGGCATCGGCACCCTCGTGGGGGTCGCGGGGTCGGTCACCACGGTGACTGCCCACGCGCTGGGCCTCGACGCCTATCGTCCCGACCAGATCCATGGTGCCGAGCTCCCGGTGGAGCAGGCCATCGCTGCGTGCACGGAGCTGGTCCAGATGAACCGCACCGATCGGGCCGCACTGCCCTACATGCATGAGGGGCGCGTGGACGTCATCGGAGCGGGAGCTTTGGTGTGGCGCAGCATCATCCAGCGGCTGCAGCACGACTCGGGACTGAGCACCGTGCGCACCTCCGAGCACGACATCCTGGACGGCATCGCGCTGTCTCAGGCGGCAGCGGGCTAG
- a CDS encoding 3-keto-5-aminohexanoate cleavage protein: MLQACLNGSLTPAEHSTVPITPRDLAVAAADAVAAGATDLHLHPRDSMGGETLEPAAVADAIIAVTTAVPGTPVGITTGAWTGSPTQRLDWVRHWTTLPDHASVNWHEDGAHQMAELLLERGVEVDVGLWSAAAVTRWLGSPLRDRCSRVLLELPDGPEADQVRGLAEAMLAPLQGSVPVGRVLLHGEGSTAWEALEYAGWAGLQTRVGLEDVLVLPDGSAAADNAALVRVARGVLWQGYP, translated from the coding sequence GTGCTCCAGGCGTGCCTCAACGGCAGTCTCACCCCGGCAGAGCACTCCACCGTGCCGATCACTCCACGCGACCTCGCCGTGGCTGCCGCAGACGCCGTGGCAGCCGGTGCCACCGACCTGCACCTGCACCCCAGGGACTCCATGGGTGGTGAGACGCTCGAGCCTGCGGCGGTCGCCGATGCCATCATCGCGGTGACCACGGCCGTCCCGGGCACTCCGGTCGGGATCACCACCGGCGCCTGGACCGGCAGCCCGACACAGCGACTCGACTGGGTGCGCCACTGGACGACGCTCCCCGATCACGCGTCCGTCAACTGGCACGAGGACGGTGCGCACCAGATGGCCGAGCTGCTGCTGGAGCGCGGTGTCGAGGTCGATGTCGGGCTGTGGTCTGCGGCGGCTGTCACCCGCTGGCTGGGCTCGCCCCTGCGTGACCGCTGCAGCCGCGTGCTGCTGGAGCTGCCGGACGGCCCCGAGGCAGATCAGGTCCGCGGTCTCGCCGAGGCGATGCTGGCACCCCTGCAGGGCAGCGTCCCCGTCGGCCGGGTCCTCCTGCACGGCGAGGGAAGCACCGCCTGGGAAGCGCTGGAGTATGCCGGATGGGCGGGTCTGCAGACCCGCGTCGGTCTGGAGGACGTCCTGGTCCTGCCGGACGGCTCCGCCGCCGCAGACAATGCCGCTCTCGTGCGCGTCGCCCGAGGGGTGCTCTGGCAGGGCTACCCGTGA
- the eno gene encoding phosphopyruvate hydratase, which yields MAVIDAIIAREILDSRGNPTVEVEVGLDDGTVGRAAVPSGASTGAFEAVERRDGDEGRYLGKGVENAVAAVMDDLEPRLLGFDASEQRLVDNEMLAVDGTDNKAEVGANAILGVSLAVARAAADSAELPLFRYVGGPNAHVLPVPMMNILNGGSHADSNVDIQEFMIAPIGAGSFREALRWGTEVYHALKAVLKERGLSTGLGDEGGFAPNLESNRAALDLILEAISKAGYTPGSDIALALDVAASEFFEDGSYTFEGGTKSAEEMVDYYTELVDAYPLVSIEDPLNEEDWDGWKAMTDRLGSRVQLVGDDLFVTNPERLQRGITEGIGNALLVKVNQIGTLTETLDAVTLAQTNGYRCMMSHRSGETEDVTIADLAVATNCGQIKTGAPARSERVAKYNQLLRIEEELDDAAVYAGAGAFPRFTAQD from the coding sequence GTGGCTGTCATCGACGCGATCATCGCCCGGGAGATTCTTGACTCCCGAGGCAACCCGACTGTCGAGGTCGAGGTGGGCCTGGACGACGGCACCGTGGGACGGGCCGCCGTGCCCTCCGGCGCCTCCACCGGTGCCTTCGAGGCGGTGGAGCGCAGGGATGGCGACGAGGGCCGTTATCTCGGCAAGGGCGTGGAGAACGCTGTCGCCGCCGTGATGGACGACCTCGAGCCGCGACTGCTCGGCTTCGACGCCAGCGAGCAGCGCCTCGTCGACAACGAGATGCTCGCCGTCGACGGCACCGACAACAAGGCCGAGGTGGGCGCCAACGCCATCCTCGGCGTCAGCCTGGCCGTGGCCCGCGCCGCCGCAGACTCGGCCGAGTTGCCGCTGTTCCGTTATGTCGGCGGCCCCAACGCGCACGTGCTGCCGGTGCCGATGATGAACATCCTCAATGGCGGCTCGCACGCAGACTCCAACGTGGACATCCAGGAGTTCATGATCGCCCCGATCGGCGCCGGCAGCTTCCGCGAGGCGCTGCGCTGGGGCACCGAGGTCTATCACGCGCTGAAGGCGGTCCTGAAGGAGCGCGGCCTGAGCACCGGCCTCGGTGACGAGGGCGGGTTCGCCCCCAACCTGGAGTCCAACCGTGCCGCGCTCGACCTGATCCTTGAGGCGATCAGCAAGGCTGGCTACACCCCCGGCAGCGACATCGCACTGGCCCTGGACGTGGCCGCCAGCGAGTTCTTTGAGGACGGGTCCTACACCTTTGAGGGTGGCACCAAGAGCGCCGAGGAGATGGTCGACTACTACACCGAGCTCGTCGACGCCTATCCGCTCGTCTCCATCGAGGACCCGCTCAACGAGGAGGACTGGGACGGCTGGAAGGCGATGACCGACCGCCTCGGCTCCCGTGTCCAGCTTGTCGGCGACGACCTGTTCGTCACCAACCCCGAGCGCCTGCAGCGCGGCATCACCGAGGGCATCGGCAACGCCCTGCTGGTCAAGGTCAACCAGATCGGCACGCTGACCGAGACCCTCGACGCGGTCACCCTCGCGCAGACCAACGGCTATCGCTGCATGATGAGCCACCGCTCCGGTGAGACCGAGGACGTCACGATCGCTGACCTTGCGGTGGCCACCAACTGCGGTCAGATCAAGACCGGCGCCCCGGCCCGCTCCGAGCGCGTCGCGAAATACAACCAGCTGTTGCGCATCGAGGAGGAGCTCGACGACGCGGCGGTCTATGCCGGCGCCGGGGCCTTCCCGCGCTTCACCGCGCAGGACTGA
- a CDS encoding ABC transporter ATP-binding protein: MDAPIVVEQLHKSFGSTHALDGLDLTVAQGEVHGFLGPNGAGKSTTIRVLLGLLRADSGSVGLLGGDPWRDAAALHRRLAYVPGDVALWPGLTGGEVIDLIGRLRGGLDESRRAALLTDFELDPAKKSRTYSKGNRQKVALVAALASDADLLILDEPTNGLDPLMEEVFQTWIQRAKDDGRTVLLSSHILAEVEALCDRVSIIRAGRTVQSGTLSDLRHLTSTTVTAETGRPADGLSQITGVTDLERVDGRVTFKVDTDHLDEAVAHLSGLGIQSLQAHPPTLEELFLKQYGEQLPPQDAAPEPVAGSVAGADRVEADR; this comes from the coding sequence ATGGATGCACCGATTGTCGTGGAACAGCTGCACAAGTCCTTCGGGTCGACCCACGCCCTCGACGGGCTCGACCTGACCGTTGCCCAGGGGGAGGTGCACGGCTTCCTCGGCCCCAACGGGGCGGGCAAGTCGACCACCATCCGGGTGCTGCTGGGCCTGCTGCGCGCCGACTCGGGGAGCGTGGGGCTGCTCGGGGGTGACCCGTGGCGCGACGCTGCGGCCCTCCATCGCCGCCTGGCCTATGTCCCCGGTGACGTCGCCCTGTGGCCGGGACTGACCGGGGGAGAGGTGATCGACCTGATCGGCCGGCTGCGCGGTGGGCTCGATGAGTCCAGGCGCGCCGCGCTGCTGACCGACTTCGAGCTCGACCCGGCCAAGAAGAGCCGGACCTATTCCAAGGGCAACCGGCAGAAGGTCGCCCTTGTCGCGGCGCTGGCCTCCGACGCCGACCTGCTGATCCTGGACGAGCCGACCAATGGCCTGGACCCGCTGATGGAGGAGGTCTTCCAAACCTGGATCCAGCGGGCCAAGGACGATGGGCGCACCGTCCTGCTGAGCAGTCACATCCTGGCCGAGGTCGAGGCGTTGTGTGATCGGGTCTCGATCATCCGGGCCGGTCGCACGGTGCAGAGCGGCACGCTGTCGGACCTGCGCCACCTGACCAGCACGACGGTGACCGCCGAGACCGGCCGCCCCGCTGACGGGCTCTCGCAGATCACCGGCGTGACGGACCTGGAGCGTGTCGATGGCCGGGTCACCTTCAAGGTTGACACCGACCACCTCGATGAGGCGGTCGCCCACCTCTCCGGGCTCGGGATCCAGTCCCTGCAGGCTCATCCGCCGACCCTTGAGGAGCTCTTCCTGAAGCAGTATGGCGAGCAGTTGCCTCCCCAGGACGCCGCACCGGAGCCGGTGGCCGGCTCAGTCGCCGGGGCTGATCGCGTCGAGGCAGACCGATGA
- a CDS encoding uracil-DNA glycosylase, with the protein MGGVEPISGTDPHPVTGQAFPSPVPPGTGWPGDPATADTPVARTPAQVARLARSAQSTAELDAMVTVCRACPRLVDWRESVATTGRRASFADQPYWGRPAAGFGPAGAPVLVVGLAPAANGANRTGRMFTGDRSGDWIYAALHRGGYATQAASDHAGDGLELQGIRIVSAVRCAPPQNKPTTPEKATCAPWLHRELELAVPTLRSILALGSIGWDATLRTVREMGWAVPRPKPKFGHGAIAEIVTPDGRTVRLVGSYHVSQQNTFTGKLTEAMLDQVIATL; encoded by the coding sequence ATGGGTGGCGTCGAGCCGATCAGTGGCACCGACCCGCACCCGGTGACTGGTCAGGCGTTCCCCTCACCGGTGCCACCGGGGACGGGTTGGCCCGGCGACCCAGCCACGGCGGACACCCCAGTCGCGAGGACGCCCGCGCAGGTTGCTCGGCTCGCTCGCTCGGCACAGAGCACGGCAGAACTCGACGCGATGGTGACCGTGTGCCGCGCCTGCCCCCGACTCGTGGACTGGCGTGAGTCCGTGGCCACCACGGGCCGGCGGGCGTCTTTTGCCGACCAACCCTATTGGGGCCGACCCGCTGCCGGCTTCGGTCCGGCGGGTGCCCCGGTGCTCGTCGTGGGTCTGGCCCCTGCCGCAAACGGCGCCAACCGGACCGGGCGCATGTTCACCGGTGACCGCTCAGGGGACTGGATCTATGCGGCGCTGCACCGCGGCGGTTATGCCACCCAGGCCGCCAGTGACCACGCCGGCGACGGCCTCGAACTGCAGGGCATCCGCATCGTCTCGGCCGTCCGGTGTGCCCCGCCGCAGAACAAACCGACCACGCCGGAGAAGGCGACCTGTGCGCCGTGGCTGCACCGAGAGCTCGAGCTTGCCGTGCCCACCCTGCGCTCGATCCTGGCGCTCGGCTCGATCGGGTGGGACGCGACCCTGCGCACGGTGCGTGAGATGGGCTGGGCCGTGCCGCGCCCGAAGCCGAAGTTCGGGCACGGCGCCATCGCGGAGATCGTGACTCCTGACGGGCGGACGGTGCGCCTGGTCGGCAGCTATCACGTCAGCCAACAGAACACCTTCACCGGCAAGCTCACCGAGGCAATGCTCGATCAGGTGATCGCGACCCTGTGA